In a genomic window of Magnolia sinica isolate HGM2019 chromosome 16, MsV1, whole genome shotgun sequence:
- the LOC131228820 gene encoding probable protein phosphatase 2C 78 has protein sequence MLHSCLRPLTRCFGRRGGDTLLWHMDLKPHASGDFSIAVVQANSSLEDQSQVFTSPVATYIGIYDGHGGPEASRFINGHLFPYLHKFVSEQGGLSVDVIKKAFDATEEEFLHLVKRSWPTRPQIALVGSCCLVGAITKDVLYVANLGDSRAVLGRQAMDGGHSQHVVAERLSRDHNVAEEDVRKELEELHPDDAHIVVHTRGVWRIKGIIQVSRSIGDVYLKKPEFSRDPLFQQFGSPVPLKRPVMTAEPSIIVRKLRPQDLFLIFASDGLWEQLSDEAAVEIVFKNPRAGIAKRLVRAALNEAAKKREMRYDDIKRIEKGIRRHFHDDITVIVIYLDHHQGSSRFKGNSTFDCTSAPVDIFSYNADESEDALHPMS, from the exons ATGTTGCATTCATGTTTGAGGCCGCTGACCAGGTGCTTCGGCCGCAGAGGAGGAGATACGCTCCTCTGGCATATGGACTTGAAGCCTCATGCCTCTGGAGATTTCTCCATCGCCGTAGTACAAGCCAATTCCTCGCTCGAGGACCAATCCCAGGTCTTCACTTCTCCCGTCGCTACCTACATCGGCATCTACGATGGCCATGGTGGCCCTGAAGCCTCTCGTTTCATCAACGGTCATCTTTTCCCATACCTTCACA aGTTTGTTTCTGAGCAAGGGGGTTTATCGGTGGATGTTATCAAGAAGGCGTTCGATGCGACGGAGGAGGAATTCTTGCATTTGGTTAAAAGATCGTGGCCTACCCGGCCACAGATTGCCTTGGTTGGGTCTTGTTGCTTGGTGGGGGCGATAACTAAAGATGTTTTGTATGTGGCCAATTTGGGTGACTCGCGGGCGGTTCTAGGGAGGCAGGCCATGGATGGCGGCCATAGTCAACATGTGGTAGCGGAGCGGCTTTCAAGGGATCATAACGTTGCTGAGGAGGACGTGAGGAAGGAGCTTGAAGAGTTGCATCCAGACGATGCGCATATTGTTGTACATACACGGGGGGTTTGGCGAATTAAGGGGATAATTCAG gtGTCGAGATCTATTGGAGATGTATATCTGAAGAAGCCAGAGTTCAGTAGGGACCCACTATTCCAGCAGTTCGGCTCTCCCGTCCCTCTGAAGCGGCCGGTGATGACTGCAGAGCCATCAATAATAGTCCGAAAGCTCAGGCCTCAAGACCTATTTTTGATATTCGcatctgatggcctatgggagcAACTAAGTGATGAAGCGGCGGTAGAGATTGTCTTCAAGAACCCAAGAGCG GGAATAGCAAAGCGTTTGGTACGAGCTGCTCTCAATGAGGCCGCAAAGAAAAGGGAAATGAGATACGATGACATCAAGAGGATCGAGAAGGGTATACGGCGACATTTCCATGATGACATCACCGTGATTGTTATCTATCTTGATCACCACCAAGGGTCCTCTAGATTCAAGGGGAATAGCACTTTTGACTGCACGAGTGCACCTGTAGACATCTTCTCCTACAATGCAGATGAATCGGAGGACGCTCTTcaccccatgtcctaa